In a genomic window of Quercus lobata isolate SW786 chromosome 4, ValleyOak3.0 Primary Assembly, whole genome shotgun sequence:
- the LOC115987916 gene encoding E3 ubiquitin-protein ligase PUB23-like, whose product MDVPPDFLCPISMELMKDPVTIATGLSYERKNIEKWFFTYKKKTCPATMQSIKNFDVTPNHNLKRLIVEWQNQNKASQSCSSSSSPSPSVKHDDMLSLLKTIESSPFKVSSLKKLRSIIEIGDEIINTDFILSSGVEVLVQIIVQILYESHDFVTFRACEEALGVLQQLPLSEEERTFELLSKQESIKSMAIMLQRGSAEGRLYTITIFQKMSKSNYDWNFVIQDQGIDFFKSLLELVSDEICTKASSRALDVLIDILGGSKKSRLKAIEAGAVCVLIELLPDSNQSSKCEKVLVLLKLLCECAEGRQALVEHGMAIAAISKKMLHVSNTTTKIAVKILWLICSLHPTERVLEEMLVYGSVKKLLALLHIDGRSSTKDKVLKMFKLHGNLWKRYPCFPCELKEYLALVDDSR is encoded by the coding sequence ATGGATGTTCCTCCAGATTTCCTATGCCCCATTTCCATGGAGCTCATGAAAGATCCTGTCACCATAGCCACAGGCCTCAGCTATGAAAGAAAGAACATTGAGAAATGGTTCTTCACTTACAAGAAGAAGACCTGCCCGGCTACCATGCAAAGCATCAAGAATTTTGATGTCACTCCTAATCACAACCTCAAGAGGCTCATAGTTGAAtggcaaaatcaaaataaagctTCTCAATcttgttcatcatcatcatccccAAGCCCTTCGGTCAAGCATGATGACATGCTATCACTCCTCAAAACCATCGAGTCGTCGCCATTCAAGGTAAGTTCCTTGAAGAAACTCCGATCAATTATTGAAATTGGTGATGAGATTATAAATACCGACTTTATTCTATCCAGTGGAGTCGAGGTACTAGTCCAAATAATTGTACAAATTCTTTATGAGAGCCAtgattttgttacatttagAGCTTGTGAGGAGGCCTTAGGAGTGTTGCAACAACTCCCTCTATCCGAGGAAGAAAGAACCTTTGAATTGTTATCCAAACAAGAATCTATTAAGTCCATGGCAATCATGCTTCAAAGAGGCAGTGCTGAGGGCAGGCTATACACTATTACCATATTCCAAAAGATGTCAAAAAGTAATTATGATTGGAACTTTGTTATTCAAGATCAAGGTATAGATTTCTTCAAGTCATTGTTAGAGCTTGTTTCCGATGAGATATGCACCAAGGCAAGTTCTCGTGCCTTGGATGTTCTAATAGACATATTGGGAGGTTCAAAGAAAAGCCGATTGAAAGCAATAGAAGCCGGCGCAGTTTGTGTCCTTATCGAGCTTCTTCCAGACTCGAATCAATCATCCAAATGTGAGAAAGTGTTGGTATTGTTAAAACTACTATGTGAATGCGCTGAAGGCAGGCAGGCCTTGGTTGAACATGGCATGGCCATAGCTGCAATTTCCAAGAAAATGTTGCATGTCTCCAACACCACCACAAAGATTGCGGTGAAGATTCTATGGCTGATTTGTAGCTTGCACCCAACTGAGAGAGTTTTGGAGGAAATGTTGGTTTATGGATCCGTGAAGAAGCTTTTGGCATTGTTGCATATCGATGGCCGATCTTCAACGAAGGATAAAGTGTTGAAGATGTTCAAGTTGCATGGGAATTTATGGAAGCGCTACCCTTGTTTTCCTTGTGAATTGAAGGAATATTTGGCATTAGTAGATGATTCTCGTTAA